In a single window of the Rhopalosiphum padi isolate XX-2018 chromosome 1, ASM2088224v1, whole genome shotgun sequence genome:
- the LOC132916934 gene encoding adhesive plaque matrix protein-like, which translates to MSKTLIVFVAYAVATALAVYKEPGAPTYPSHQAPTYSTHQSSSYTSHPAPAYSSHSAPAYSSHSAPAYSSYPAPAYSGAPAYSGAPAYSGAPAYSGAPAYSGAPAYSSAPAYSGAPAYSGAPAYSAAPAYRAAPAYSSYSTYPAAPAYPAAPAYPAAPAYSAAPAYPAAPAYPAAPAYPAAPAYSSYPAAPAYPAYHAAPAYSAYQSAPAYQAVSAYQAAPAYHAAPAYNSKPAAYQSAAPAYNKPAQYSAPKPYAAAAPSPSPYNFQYSVNDAHTGDVKSQTEYADANGYVKGSYSLVDADGSKRTVDYTADDHSGFNADVKKEGGYASSSPATYKPAY; encoded by the exons ATGTCCAAAACA CTGATCGTTTTCGTGGCTTACGCCGTGGCCACCGCCTTGGCTGTCTACAAGGAGCCCGGAGCACCTACCTACCCATCACACCAAGCACCCACTTACTCAACACACCAATCATCCTCCTACACATCACACCCAGCACCCGCTTACTCGTCGCATTCAGCACCCGCTTATTCATCACACTCAGCACCCGCATACTCATCCTACCCGGCCCCGGCCTACTCTGGTGCCCCGGCCTACTCTGGTGCCCCAGCCTACTCTGGTGCCCCAGCCTACTCTGGTGCCCCAGCCTACTCTGGTGCCCCAGCCTACTCTTCTGCTCCAGCCTACTCTGGTGCCCCAGCCTACTCTGGTGCTCCAGCCTACTCTGCTGCCCCGGCTTATCGCGCCGCTCCGGCTTACTCGTCATACTCGACATACCCAGCCGCTCCAGCCTACCCAGCCGCACCAGCTTACCCAGCCGCACCAGCCTACTCGGCCGCTCCAGCTTACCCAGCCGCACCAGCCTACCCAGCCGCTCCAGCCTACCCGGCTGCTCCAGCTTATTCATCATATCCCGCTGCACCGGCTTACCCAGCCTACCACGCAGCCCCTGCTTACTCGGCGTACCAATCCGCACCGGCCTACCAAGCCGTGTCCGCGTACCAAGCAGCGCCGGCTTACCACGCCGCGCCCGCTTACAACAGCAAACCAGCAGCGTACCAGTCCGCCGCTCCCGCTTACAACAAACCGGCTCAATACTCGGCGCCCAAGCCGTACGCCGCCGCCGCACCGTCACCGTCGCCGTACAACTTCCAATACAGCGTGAACGACGCGCACACCGGCGACGTCAAGAGCCAGACCGAGTACGCGGACGCCAACGGTTACGTGAAGGGCTCCTACAGCTTGGTGGACGCTGACGGAAGCAAGCGCACCGTCGACTACACCGCCGACGACCACAGCGGTTTCAACGCGGACGTCAAGAAGGAGGGCGGATACGCTTCGTCGTCCCCGGCCACATACAAGCCAGCCTACTAA